The DNA sequence CGTGCTTCAGGATCAATCAACTAATCAAGTGCACCTCCCTCAACTTACTCAATGATAATAAGAAACAACGGCCAGGGATGAGCTCATTGTGCCATAACAACATTCCGAAAGAGAACAGAACAGGGAGACTGTCGTAGCTGAAGAAGAGAGCTCACAAGTTGAGAATATGAGGGAGGATGCGATCGGAGACATGCTCCGTCCGAGGACTGAACTCGCACGCTCCTTTACCGCGGCACTCCCTCATCGGGTCCATCTTGCTCTCCTTATCTCCTTCGCGATCCAAACAaaaccgaaaataaaaaataagaaacaaaaccAGACCGGCGGCCCGGTCCAATCCGCGAAACGGGGAAGAGCAACGGGGAATCGCAAACGGAGAAGATCAGGAGCGCGAGAGGGGATGGGGAACGCACCGTGCGAAGGAGCGCCGTCCATGGGCGATTCTAAGGTTCGCCGCGCTCGGAGGAAGCAGGCGTCGATGCGATGCAGCGCAGCGATGTGCGAGTGGAGCGAGAGTGGAGCGAGAGCCAGAGCggagagggaggaagaagatgaagtaacGGCCTCGAGGAGTCCCATGGCCCCAAATGGCGCGCAAATGTGGCGAGCGTTTGTCCacaaaatgtcaattttttttttctatttcttttttcttttcatattcgTAGGCCCGTTTTAGTCTTCAATTCAAGTCCCATTTGGAACTAACTGTTCCAACGGCTTCCTTACCGTGCAAGCAACTATCAGAATTGTAAGACTAGTCAATGGACTACCACTACCAATCATCTCGAGTCGTACCTTAAATCTCGCGTGATCGACGGTTCATATGAACTCTGTTGACATGATTTATACacctactttttatttttgacgAAGTCAACCAAGCTTCACCGATCATAAGATCGTGTTGGTATCAATTGAGTGTGAGATACTTTCGCTAACTGAATCCATCTATAAACCTAAATCCCCGTAACCTTCCTAACAAAAACGTCATGGCAACGTCCAAAGGTGACCTTTGGGTTCCTAAGTAAGGGGGCAAGGAGGGACGCATAGGAATGTTGCCTGCTACATAAGCCACTCGTTCCGTGAGCCCTGGAGCATCGTTAAGGATGAAAGGTgcgattcttcaaaaagatgaCCGCCCATGACATGAGACAATCATCGCATTGAAAAGTGGAAGCAAATTCTCGATTGATTTTACTTCACGAAAACTTTGCTATTATGAACTTTTTAAAAAGAGAAGTTCACGTAGGCGAGCAGCCAGCTTGGTCGGTTCCTATAAAGGAGAATCTTTCCCAAGCTCGTCCATGGGCGATTCGAGTCTCGTGAGTTCGAGCCACAAGGAATGTGATCATCCCTATCTCGGATCCATACGATAGGGGTCATAGCAACTCTCATCCTGAAGATACTAAAAATTGGAACAAAGAGATCTTGACAAACCAGTTACCCGGCTCAGTCCATCCTAATATTGACAATAGGTtattcacaaaaatatacaCAAAATTCCACGCCTCCAGTCAATCTTTATTTTACTTCCCTCAGCTCTTACGCTTTTTACAGCAATGAGGAAGTGCCGGCTATCGCCAGCCGTGAAACAATCAGCCAACACCTCGAATCATCTAAGCCACTCAGCAATCAGAACAGAAATTTTCGGAAGACAAATGACAAAAGTAGAATCATTCACGACAGTCCTGAGCAGAATCAGATCTCTGAATCTACCGCCTTGGCTCATTCGTCTTTCCCTCGAAAAACTCGCCCAACATACGTTCAAGATCCTCCGGTGAATATTTAATGTACTTCTGCGGCGCTTTGCCACTCTCCACAAGAGGTCTGCAAACACATAAGAACACTGAATTAGACGACATGAAAGAATTACACTGCAATGTAGCAAAGTATACATATCGGCCATCCTTGCAGCCATTTTATTCACCCCCAGGAGTGGTGCTAATTCACAAGAAGCGCGTATacataaattgtcaaaatgttgtTTGAACTTGGCAGAAATCCTTGACTGGTGTTCAGACTCATGTACACATCTTAGATTTGGGAGAAATCTAGTCATTAGTTTCTGAACATGTGAAAGAGcaaggaaatgtgggagtctGCATGGTTTTCTAAACCATGCTGCCcattttcttctcaatttctctATCATGCCTCTCTTACTTGAGTAGTCCTAAAATTGCCAACACCAAATAATATCCGTATCACCTTTAACAGGGACAAGGCATATTATTGGCCTTAACTTGTAGCCTACTACCCTCAATAGAAAGTCAGGGTAACAAAACACCCCACCAATCGTTACTTGTACTAAGCATACCCGTATCTTTTGACAAAAGATCTGTAGGCTGGCAGAAGGACTTCAGCTACCGCAAGCCTCAGAGACTCCCGCAACTCAGTATCAGGAACAGTCCATTGGGATTGTTtttgatgaagctcctcaaactGCATATTGAAAGTTTTGAACCTGACAACAAATTGCATTTTCCATGTGAAATTTACGTACCCGCTACATATAGAGAAACAAAATTATTCTCAAGATAGAGgtttttcatagaaaataacACCTGTCTTTCACCAATGCCCTTGAAGCACCACTGCTATTTCCTGAATCACCACCTACACCAGCTGCACTACTACCGCCCGATGACGTAAGGCCTTGGATAGAAAGGCATTGCAAAATCTGCATAAAAGCTATAGTCATGAGCGGTTTGCCAGAACAAAGATATTTCAGGGCAAGCAGGTTTTCTATTACacactataattttttttttccaaatgagcCAAATAGGGATTTTGATGGCTGATGCTCCTCCCTCCCTcgcgctctctccctctccctctccctctccccctctctctctctgtggaacAATTATGCTATCATCTACCCCACGCATGAGaggaaacaaatttgaaaatataaatttgaaTTTAGCAAGTATGTCATAAAAACAGAAGAAGCCAATCGAAGGGGGATATCCTTAACAAAAGAGGCATAAAGTGCCAAGAACTGTATATGCAATTTGTTGTTAGTTATCATTccctttgttaatttttcctCTGTAATCTTCTCAAAATAACACCAATGAGAGAGGGCGATAGGTAACACAACCTGCATAAAACTAAGCAGTCAGCAGAGTACATATGACATGAATCAAGGATTATAGGTCCACACCTTTGCCCATGCATTCCTCTTGTATTGATTGGCATGCTGCTGCACGACTCTCCGATGCCGTTGCACCCAATCATCCCCCAACAAATCCTTGGCTTCTGACCTGAAATCGAACAAATGAGATTGCAGCTACACAAAACATAGCAGAAAGAGCCACATCTCAAAATCCAATGTTGTTGAAGGCAAACCTGCGCACGGATCTGACCATGTAATGTATGTTGTTCATAAGAAACAAGTGCGTCAAAGCAGCATCCTTATACTGCTTGGATTTTCCCTCTAAATTGGTTTGAAGAGCCTGCATTATCCGCATTGTCACAGAGGCCAATTGAGACGTGTCATCGCCATTTTCAAATTCTTGAAATAGTTGCTTCAGAGTTGATTGATAACTGCAACAATTCAATTAGTGATCATCAGGTGCCTAGCATATGTCCAGCTTAAATGCACTGGTCATAACGGAGCCAAAATTGTAAATAGGCTATTTAATGTTGTCTGTGGTTTGCTGCATCTTCGTGCTTTGCTTAATCCACATAAACATCTCTTATCTGGAGAGAATCAATTGCTTGATCCATGAAAAGcttgggaaaaaataaaaatgaagccACTAAGCAACCACTTTGATAACAAATCCTAGAAAGTAATGGCGAACCGAGAAAATGAGCTTGCGCGCCGGGGGGGGCCGGGGAGGGGGGGGGTTGATTGGGGATGCTGGGCCCACCACTATCCTCCCCGGGTCCACCACTGATAAAAAGCAACAGTACTAAAACTTTTGAAAAGCTACTGATCTATATATTGCTGCTAATATCACAAGATACGCAAGAGAGgagtaaaattcaaaatataaataatttaaattaaaaagaaaatgcataaatttGTTAAACTTGTAAAAGGCTTTCCAATAAAAAGAATTTGCCAAGTTGGGAAGTACttaaaaagatcaaattttCCGGAGAAGACAGCAAATATCCACCGATTATTGTGAAAAAACCCCTCATACGAAAAAGACTCTTACTACTAACTATCACCTCATCAAAATTCCAACTACAAATACAATTAAATCAATACCAGAAAGAAAATACCATAAAACGAGATTAAAATAATCCAGTTTGATTAAATAAATTCGACTCCACCAGTAAAGGGTTGCTGAGCATACTCAAATAAGAACTTCACGTAATTGATCACATAGCTCGTCAATGGATGTACTGTTCCATCTGAAACCGCCGTTTTTGTTGCATCTTTCTCCACCGCTTCttcaaaatccccaaaagtctCTTGGGCCGTCAGAGCCAGTCGCTTTGTCAAACCCACAGCAGATTCCCTAATTTCACTGCAAGCTTTACCTTTGAAAAGAGCTTCAATCTGGCAAAACAGATAAATGATTGTTTAATGACTATTCCCCCACATGTTTctatagagggaaaaaaaaaaggcggtgATATCATTCAGAAGCTTTAAGCTAGCTCAGAGAAATTGACAGAAAATCTCTCATACACCAATCAACAGAATCAATTCTCCTATGGAATCAGGCCAGAGAACATAATCTCAGAGCTCATCCAACTACATTTTCCCAGATAGCATCAAGCTAACAGAAGCATAATTCCCAAATTTTGGGGTAACGAAATCACAATGTCTCATCAGTCTCTCCAGTCTCCATGAAATAGAATCACAAACATCCACTCATAAACTTCTCAAAGATGACGTAACTCCGTTCAGAAAACTTCACCAGCGAGAAAGGGAAAGGTTAAGATCAAAGCAACACAAACGGTTTGATAAATGTATGGTCACTTGAACAATGTAATTCACTTCCTTAGCTTTGGAAAAATGTTCTGGGTTAGAaaccttttcaaaattgactttcaGTTTGACTGTCCAGCTGCATGCTGCAGAAACACATCTGATTCTGAAGCAACTTTCTGTAATTTTAGACTTTAAAGTTTCATGTTGACTAAATAGGCCAAGCCCTCAGCATATAAAGTCTCTCGGACTCATTGACTTCTCCACCCCAGCCACCCACCCTCAACAAGATAATAATAACCACCTAACACCTCTTATGAAATCTCCTTTGCTATCTCTACAGAAACTAGCAGTCCATTTTTTATCTGATTTTCTTTCCAGTTCAGAGCTGCTTTTAGCTCAATTTTTAGTTCCTGTTAATTGCCAATAGGAAATCTCAGCGTGACTAATGCACCTTCTAATTCCTCATATTAACCTTAAGCAAGGTAAAAGGAAGATTGGGCGAAAACTTCTGCAGCAGGACAAGAACGATATAGGTTAATCACAAGCCAAGGCAAAAGTCATCTGTCGTTATTCACTAACGTAACACAGGACCAAAAAAGAACACATATTGTGTGAGGAAGGGTTAGAACATTGGACAGAGGCCAATCTAAAAATTTTATCCACGCttatccttaaacttttggggAAAGTAAGTAGTATATACCTTCAAGTGAAATTCAGGAATGAAGCATTTATGCTAATGGTGTGCAAACATAAACAGAAACGAGGGCAAATGTAAACATGACATCATACCTCTAAATGAAGTTCTCGCATTATCTCATACATGTCTAGAAGCACAAATAATTTCTCTGGTGACCTCTTGCTTCTAGCAATTGCCTCACCAAAACTAAGCAGCACAGATACACTGCTTGCAGTGACATCAGCAAAGGATTGATCCCCAAGAGAATCAAAGCCTTCGAATATTTGAtcacatatttttctttctccagCAAAGAGCAGCTTGACCTACTCATGGATAAGGGAAACATCAGGAAGGATAACAAAAACAGAACATGAAACTGCAAGATTAAATCAGTCCTCACAGCAATACGCATGAAATGAATCCAATTCCCAATCTTTGCCTCCAAAAGCTCCCATTGCATCCGCTGAACATCTTCTTTGCTAAGTTTCTCGACACCAAGTTTACGGAGGCTTTCCACCAAAACAGGTGAGCGAATGTCTCTGGTAAAGGGTTTAAAGAAATGAATAGTATTGAAGGACAATTCAGTTCCTTCTCAAGAAAGCAAGCAATTGGATTGAAGAAACTAGCAAGCAATGAAAGATACACCGAAGAAGCTAATTGATGATGTGAATCACACAGATCCATAATTAGGTCGACATGCACAACCAATGTTGATAATGGACACATCTACCTAGCAACATGGTTTACATAccacaataagaaaaaagaaatctaccTACTTGTATGTTGTAAATATAGAGACACAACAATAATAACTACATACACCATGCCCCATCGGATACTCTTGCAGAATAATTTTCTGCACTATGTTATACAGCTAACTCAGATATACCCAGTGTAGATAGGTATCTGATACACAAAGTTGTACAAGGagtcaaaaaatttcaagaaacaataatataaaattgatgaaaaaactATACCACCACATCCAAGAGAATAGGCATATCATCCTACAGAATACAAGCATCACAACAAACCAAAGACAGTCAATCATCTAGACTAACTCGACAGCACCATTACAAGAAATTTTATCCAGCAAGGAAACaagtaaggctttttacccgtAATCCTTGAGTAGCTGTTGTTGATAACCCGCATGAACCATTTGCAGGGCTAAATCATGCAGCAGGGGCAATATCCTTGGGGGTATAAGTGCTGGAGGAGTATAGACTGCATTTTCCAAGTTACCATTATGATGATCACCGTGCATGTGTGAATGATTGTTACCACCAGAATCACCCTGGTGCCCGGGTGACCCAGTTGATGGTCGTAAAGAGCTAGGCAGACACTCGAATAGACGGTCAGGCTCCACAGGTTTGCTGTAATGTCATGAAGAACTTACATGAAGATGGTATATAGGAAGGGTCCATTCTTTACACAACACAAATCATAGCAAAAAACTTAAAAACTTCTAAGTGACAAGGTCAATTAATAATTCAACAAAGCTGATATTTCCACCCATCAGTGCAAGATCAAAATTTGTATACTGATCCCAAAAGCATAGATCAAGCAGAAGATGTCGAAGCAATAAACAGCAGCTCAGAAAGGAGTcagaaacaaaacaagaaaaccaGCTGCTCCTTTTGTAACAATTCGTATTTCAGGACCACCACATCGAATGAAAACAGCGAAAGACATTGTAAAGGAACGGGTGAAAATGATGTCAAAAGACCCATCAATGCTTCCTGGAGACAGTAGTATGACAATAACCCAGCAAATCGAGAGTTATTCATACAAACACAGTCGTTACATAGTTTAGACTGGGGAAAAGACAGTGCAAATATTTGAGTCAGATGA is a window from the Rhodamnia argentea isolate NSW1041297 chromosome 8, ASM2092103v1, whole genome shotgun sequence genome containing:
- the LOC115755713 gene encoding exocyst complex component EXO70A1-like: MVAAVAGAGGDPLTERAALMRESLQKSQTITDNMVSILGSFDHRLSALETAMRPTQIRTHSIRKAHGNIDKTLKAAEVVLSQFDIFRQAEAKILKGPHEDLESYLAAIDQLRDNLRFFSSNKSFKSTDAVLNHANSLLAKAISKLEEEFNQLLSSYSKPVEPDRLFECLPSSLRPSTGSPGHQGDSGGNNHSHMHGDHHNGNLENAVYTPPALIPPRILPLLHDLALQMVHAGYQQQLLKDYGDIRSPVLVESLRKLGVEKLSKEDVQRMQWELLEAKIGNWIHFMRIAVKLLFAGERKICDQIFEGFDSLGDQSFADVTASSVSVLLSFGEAIARSKRSPEKLFVLLDMYEIMRELHLEIEALFKGKACSEIRESAVGLTKRLALTAQETFGDFEEAVEKDATKTAVSDGTVHPLTSYVINYVKFLFDYQSTLKQLFQEFENGDDTSQLASVTMRIMQALQTNLEGKSKQYKDAALTHLFLMNNIHYMVRSVRRSEAKDLLGDDWVQRHRRVVQQHANQYKRNAWAKILQCLSIQGLTSSGGSSAAGVGGDSGNSSGASRALVKDRFKTFNMQFEELHQKQSQWTVPDTELRESLRLAVAEVLLPAYRSFVKRYGPLVESGKAPQKYIKYSPEDLERMLGEFFEGKTNEPRR